From a region of the Penaeus vannamei isolate JL-2024 chromosome 2, ASM4276789v1, whole genome shotgun sequence genome:
- the LOC113827943 gene encoding actin nucleation-promoting factor WASL isoform X4, translating to MGTRKPPVVNKPSTLLSREENEIMIRMLGPRCQTLSTAVVQVFGTDGPHHNAWRKRYCGVATFTKDNARKSYYIQVYDTVAGVRLYEQELYNQFTYSAMMPFFHQFEAEDQMIGLNFADEGEANAFSRAINERLAVKQRRREERRRQSDQQQRQSLHPQPTIPSQPQQTPVHAPPALPPKDDNKKRSGKKANKNKNKISKEQIGMPTDFKHITHVGFDPDKGFSQFNMDEKLQGFFNMVGVSQQHLSDTRTREFIYDFIERHGGVEKAMQETQRYSTSPNPPGAPEVSHMPPPPANTLSPPTPPPSIPSRNSFSGSRAAPPPPPPRTNNHAPPPPPPVSAPPPPPPHSRGHMPPPPGQVIADEEKAEQVVADGQKTSPLPPPPPTANNTPPPPPPTSTIPTHHHHHHHHHGHSVGTRAAPPPPPSAPPPSSGGALPPPPPPPPPPAASGPPPPPGGPPPAPRPPAPVNDMRSALLEQIRSGSTLKPSSQHDEQKVEPIERPPVMDSRSQLLDQIRGGVKLNKVEETANGSGDHKSSGPQLEGMALDLHRALMGRALAMQSESDDDDDDDDDEDDEWDDDD from the exons ATGGGGACCCGAAAGCCACCAGTAGTCAATAAGCCTTCGACACTGCTGAGTCGAGAGGAAAATGAGATCATGATTAGAATGCTTGGGCCACGATGTCAG ACTCTAAGCACAGCTGTTGTGCAGGTGTTTGGCACAGATGGTCCACACCACAACGCTTGGCGGAAGAGGTATTGTGGTGTGGCAACGTTTACTAAGGACAATGCAAGAAAGTCTTATTATATTCAG GTTTATGACACAGTGGCAGGAGTGAGGCTGTATGAGCAAGAGCTATACAACCAGTTTACGTACTCTGCTATGATGCCTTTCTTTCATCAGTTTGAAGCTGAG GACCAGATGATAGGATTAAACTTTGCTGATGAAGGTGAAGCAAATGCCTTCAGTCGAGCCATCAATGAACGGCTTGCTGTAAAACAACGCAGGAGAGAGG AAAGGAGAAGACAGAGTGACCAGCAGCAGAGGCAGTCACTGCACCCACAACCCACAATCCCCTCTCAGCCACAACAAACACCGGTGCATGCCCCTCCAGCCTTACCTCCCAAAGATGACAACAAGAAAAGGAGTGGCAAGAAGgccaataagaataagaacaagattaG CAAAGAGCAGATTGGAATGCCAACGGACTTTAAGCACATCACCCATGTTGGTTTTGATCCTGATAAAGGATTTTCACAGTTCAATATGGATGAAAAGCTTCAGGGCTTCTTTAATATG GTTGGTGTGAGCCAGCAGCACTTATCAGACACACGCACTCGAGAATTCATTTACGACTTCATTGAACGTCATGGAGGTGTTGAAAAAGCTATGCAAGAGACTCAGCGCTACTCGACCTCACCGAATCCCCCTGGTGCCCCAGAAGTGTCACACATGCCACCTCCACCTGCCAACACTTTATCtcctcccacaccaccacccaGCATCCCCTCACGCAATTCCTTCAGTGGGTCTCGagctgcacctcctcctcctcctccacgcacaAACAACcatgctccacctcctcctcctccagtctctgctccaccgccaccacctccacatTCTCGGGGTCACATGCCTCCGCCTCCTGGCCAAGTCATTGCAG ATGAAGAGAAGGCCGAGCAAGTGGTAGCTGATG GACAAAAGACCAGCCCtctgccgccccctccccctacagccAACAACaccccgccgcctccgcccccaacgtccaccatccccacccaccaccaccaccatcaccatcatcatggtcACTCAGTGGGAACCAGAGctgcccctcctccacctccgagTGCGCCGCCACCTTCTTCAGGTGGAGCActaccgccacctcctcctcctccacccccaccagcaGCCTCAGGGCCGCCACCGCCTCCTGGTGGTCCACCTCCAGCCCCACGACCTCCAGCTCCTGTCAACGACATGCGTTCAGCTCTTCTGGAACAGATTCGTTCAGGTTCTACATTGAAG CCCAGTAGTCAGCATGATGAGCAG AAAGTCGAGCCAATCGAGCGGCCACCAGTTATGGATTCCCGCAGTCAACTGTTAGACCAGATCAGAGGAGGCGTCAAGCTTAACAAA GTTGAGGAGACAGCCAATGGAAGCGGTGATCATAAGTCGTCTGGACCCCAGCTAGAGGGTATGGCACTGGATCTGCATCGTGCTCTCATGGGACGAGCTCTGGCCATGCAGTCGGagagtgatgacgatgacgatgatgatgatgatgaagatgatgagtgggatgatgatgattaa
- the LOC113827943 gene encoding actin nucleation-promoting factor WASL isoform X1, giving the protein MMENLEETSQKVPHEKANPYRRSRSLSDTILCFVDNHFGVDDVDGLNITVGQNRGGGNIARSGNIQVEWDGEMNDIPLLVQLFAQSLGRLSRLGTSIIRRDLRERSIPLVGFTQLQTNMRLGLVNKEFSSQQDLSRDQMIGLNFADEGEANAFSRAINERLAVKQRRREERRRQSDQQQRQSLHPQPTIPSQPQQTPVHAPPALPPKDDNKKRSGKKANKNKNKISKEQIGMPTDFKHITHVGFDPDKGFSQFNMDEKLQGFFNMVGVSQQHLSDTRTREFIYDFIERHGGVEKAMQETQRYSTSPNPPGAPEVSHMPPPPANTLSPPTPPPSIPSRNSFSGSRAAPPPPPPRTNNHAPPPPPPVSAPPPPPPHSRGHMPPPPGQVIADEEKAEQVVADGQKTSPLPPPPPTANNTPPPPPPTSTIPTHHHHHHHHHGHSVGTRAAPPPPPSAPPPSSGGALPPPPPPPPPPAASGPPPPPGGPPPAPRPPAPVNDMRSALLEQIRSGSTLKPSSQHDEQKVEPIERPPVMDSRSQLLDQIRGGVKLNKVEETANGSGDHKSSGPQLEGMALDLHRALMGRALAMQSESDDDDDDDDDEDDEWDDDD; this is encoded by the exons ATGATGGAGAATTTGGAAGAAACTAGCCAAAAAGTTCCTCATGAGAAGGCTAACCCATACAGAAGGAGTCGCAGTCTGAGCGACACTATTTTGTGCTTTGTGGATAACCATTTTggagttgatgatgttgatggattGAACATAACAGTTGGACAAAATAGAGGTGGTGGAAACATAGCCAGGTCTGGAAACATTCAAGTTGAATGGGATGGAGAAATGAATGATATCCCATTATTAGTCCAACTTTTTGCGCAAAGTTTAGGAAGGCTGTCCAGACTTGGGACTTCCATTATAAGAAGAGATCTGAGGGAGAGAAGCATTCCCTTAGTGGGATTCACGCAGTTACAAACAAACATGAGATTGGGACTTGTAAACAAAGAATTTTCTTCACAGCAAGACTTATCTAGG GACCAGATGATAGGATTAAACTTTGCTGATGAAGGTGAAGCAAATGCCTTCAGTCGAGCCATCAATGAACGGCTTGCTGTAAAACAACGCAGGAGAGAGG AAAGGAGAAGACAGAGTGACCAGCAGCAGAGGCAGTCACTGCACCCACAACCCACAATCCCCTCTCAGCCACAACAAACACCGGTGCATGCCCCTCCAGCCTTACCTCCCAAAGATGACAACAAGAAAAGGAGTGGCAAGAAGgccaataagaataagaacaagattaG CAAAGAGCAGATTGGAATGCCAACGGACTTTAAGCACATCACCCATGTTGGTTTTGATCCTGATAAAGGATTTTCACAGTTCAATATGGATGAAAAGCTTCAGGGCTTCTTTAATATG GTTGGTGTGAGCCAGCAGCACTTATCAGACACACGCACTCGAGAATTCATTTACGACTTCATTGAACGTCATGGAGGTGTTGAAAAAGCTATGCAAGAGACTCAGCGCTACTCGACCTCACCGAATCCCCCTGGTGCCCCAGAAGTGTCACACATGCCACCTCCACCTGCCAACACTTTATCtcctcccacaccaccacccaGCATCCCCTCACGCAATTCCTTCAGTGGGTCTCGagctgcacctcctcctcctcctccacgcacaAACAACcatgctccacctcctcctcctccagtctctgctccaccgccaccacctccacatTCTCGGGGTCACATGCCTCCGCCTCCTGGCCAAGTCATTGCAG ATGAAGAGAAGGCCGAGCAAGTGGTAGCTGATG GACAAAAGACCAGCCCtctgccgccccctccccctacagccAACAACaccccgccgcctccgcccccaacgtccaccatccccacccaccaccaccaccatcaccatcatcatggtcACTCAGTGGGAACCAGAGctgcccctcctccacctccgagTGCGCCGCCACCTTCTTCAGGTGGAGCActaccgccacctcctcctcctccacccccaccagcaGCCTCAGGGCCGCCACCGCCTCCTGGTGGTCCACCTCCAGCCCCACGACCTCCAGCTCCTGTCAACGACATGCGTTCAGCTCTTCTGGAACAGATTCGTTCAGGTTCTACATTGAAG CCCAGTAGTCAGCATGATGAGCAG AAAGTCGAGCCAATCGAGCGGCCACCAGTTATGGATTCCCGCAGTCAACTGTTAGACCAGATCAGAGGAGGCGTCAAGCTTAACAAA GTTGAGGAGACAGCCAATGGAAGCGGTGATCATAAGTCGTCTGGACCCCAGCTAGAGGGTATGGCACTGGATCTGCATCGTGCTCTCATGGGACGAGCTCTGGCCATGCAGTCGGagagtgatgacgatgacgatgatgatgatgatgaagatgatgagtgggatgatgatgattaa
- the LOC113827943 gene encoding actin nucleation-promoting factor WASL isoform X2: MMENLEETSQKVPHEKANPYRRSRSLSDTILCFVDNHFGVDDVDGLNITVGQNRGGGNIARSGNIQVEWDGEMNDIPLLVQLFAQSLGRLSRLGTSIIRRDLRERSIPLVGFTQLQTNMRLGLVNKEFSSQQDLSRDQMIGLNFADEGEANAFSRAINERLAVKQRRREERRRQSDQQQRQSLHPQPTIPSQPQQTPVHAPPALPPKDDNKKRSGKKANKNKNKISKEQIGMPTDFKHITHVGFDPDKGFSQFNMDEKLQGFFNMVGVSQQHLSDTRTREFIYDFIERHGGVEKAMQETQRYSTSPNPPGAPEVSHMPPPPANTLSPPTPPPSIPSRNSFSGSRAAPPPPPPRTNNHAPPPPPPVSAPPPPPPHSRGHMPPPPGQVIADEEKAEQVVADGQKTSPLPPPPPTANNTPPPPPPTSTIPTHHHHHHHHHGHSVGTRAAPPPPPSAPPPSSGGALPPPPPPPPPPAASGPPPPPGGPPPAPRPPAPVNDMRSALLEQIRSGSTLKKVEPIERPPVMDSRSQLLDQIRGGVKLNKVEETANGSGDHKSSGPQLEGMALDLHRALMGRALAMQSESDDDDDDDDDEDDEWDDDD; encoded by the exons ATGATGGAGAATTTGGAAGAAACTAGCCAAAAAGTTCCTCATGAGAAGGCTAACCCATACAGAAGGAGTCGCAGTCTGAGCGACACTATTTTGTGCTTTGTGGATAACCATTTTggagttgatgatgttgatggattGAACATAACAGTTGGACAAAATAGAGGTGGTGGAAACATAGCCAGGTCTGGAAACATTCAAGTTGAATGGGATGGAGAAATGAATGATATCCCATTATTAGTCCAACTTTTTGCGCAAAGTTTAGGAAGGCTGTCCAGACTTGGGACTTCCATTATAAGAAGAGATCTGAGGGAGAGAAGCATTCCCTTAGTGGGATTCACGCAGTTACAAACAAACATGAGATTGGGACTTGTAAACAAAGAATTTTCTTCACAGCAAGACTTATCTAGG GACCAGATGATAGGATTAAACTTTGCTGATGAAGGTGAAGCAAATGCCTTCAGTCGAGCCATCAATGAACGGCTTGCTGTAAAACAACGCAGGAGAGAGG AAAGGAGAAGACAGAGTGACCAGCAGCAGAGGCAGTCACTGCACCCACAACCCACAATCCCCTCTCAGCCACAACAAACACCGGTGCATGCCCCTCCAGCCTTACCTCCCAAAGATGACAACAAGAAAAGGAGTGGCAAGAAGgccaataagaataagaacaagattaG CAAAGAGCAGATTGGAATGCCAACGGACTTTAAGCACATCACCCATGTTGGTTTTGATCCTGATAAAGGATTTTCACAGTTCAATATGGATGAAAAGCTTCAGGGCTTCTTTAATATG GTTGGTGTGAGCCAGCAGCACTTATCAGACACACGCACTCGAGAATTCATTTACGACTTCATTGAACGTCATGGAGGTGTTGAAAAAGCTATGCAAGAGACTCAGCGCTACTCGACCTCACCGAATCCCCCTGGTGCCCCAGAAGTGTCACACATGCCACCTCCACCTGCCAACACTTTATCtcctcccacaccaccacccaGCATCCCCTCACGCAATTCCTTCAGTGGGTCTCGagctgcacctcctcctcctcctccacgcacaAACAACcatgctccacctcctcctcctccagtctctgctccaccgccaccacctccacatTCTCGGGGTCACATGCCTCCGCCTCCTGGCCAAGTCATTGCAG ATGAAGAGAAGGCCGAGCAAGTGGTAGCTGATG GACAAAAGACCAGCCCtctgccgccccctccccctacagccAACAACaccccgccgcctccgcccccaacgtccaccatccccacccaccaccaccaccatcaccatcatcatggtcACTCAGTGGGAACCAGAGctgcccctcctccacctccgagTGCGCCGCCACCTTCTTCAGGTGGAGCActaccgccacctcctcctcctccacccccaccagcaGCCTCAGGGCCGCCACCGCCTCCTGGTGGTCCACCTCCAGCCCCACGACCTCCAGCTCCTGTCAACGACATGCGTTCAGCTCTTCTGGAACAGATTCGTTCAGGTTCTACATTGAAG AAAGTCGAGCCAATCGAGCGGCCACCAGTTATGGATTCCCGCAGTCAACTGTTAGACCAGATCAGAGGAGGCGTCAAGCTTAACAAA GTTGAGGAGACAGCCAATGGAAGCGGTGATCATAAGTCGTCTGGACCCCAGCTAGAGGGTATGGCACTGGATCTGCATCGTGCTCTCATGGGACGAGCTCTGGCCATGCAGTCGGagagtgatgacgatgacgatgatgatgatgatgaagatgatgagtgggatgatgatgattaa
- the LOC113827943 gene encoding actin nucleation-promoting factor WASL isoform X3 — translation MMENLEETSQKVPHEKANPYRRSRSLSDTILCFVDNHFGVDDVDGLNITVGQNRGGGNIARSGNIQVEWDGEMNDIPLLVQLFAQSLGRLSRLGTSIIRRDLRERSIPLVGFTQLQTNMRLGLVNKEFSSQQDLSRDQMIGLNFADEGEANAFSRAINERLAVKQRRREERRRQSDQQQRQSLHPQPTIPSQPQQTPVHAPPALPPKDDNKKRSGKKANKNKNKISKEQIGMPTDFKHITHVGFDPDKGFSQFNMDEKLQGFFNMVGVSQQHLSDTRTREFIYDFIERHGGVEKAMQETQRYSTSPNPPGAPEVSHMPPPPANTLSPPTPPPSIPSRNSFSGSRAAPPPPPPRTNNHAPPPPPPVSAPPPPPPHSRGHMPPPPGQVIAGQKTSPLPPPPPTANNTPPPPPPTSTIPTHHHHHHHHHGHSVGTRAAPPPPPSAPPPSSGGALPPPPPPPPPPAASGPPPPPGGPPPAPRPPAPVNDMRSALLEQIRSGSTLKPSSQHDEQKVEPIERPPVMDSRSQLLDQIRGGVKLNKVEETANGSGDHKSSGPQLEGMALDLHRALMGRALAMQSESDDDDDDDDDEDDEWDDDD, via the exons ATGATGGAGAATTTGGAAGAAACTAGCCAAAAAGTTCCTCATGAGAAGGCTAACCCATACAGAAGGAGTCGCAGTCTGAGCGACACTATTTTGTGCTTTGTGGATAACCATTTTggagttgatgatgttgatggattGAACATAACAGTTGGACAAAATAGAGGTGGTGGAAACATAGCCAGGTCTGGAAACATTCAAGTTGAATGGGATGGAGAAATGAATGATATCCCATTATTAGTCCAACTTTTTGCGCAAAGTTTAGGAAGGCTGTCCAGACTTGGGACTTCCATTATAAGAAGAGATCTGAGGGAGAGAAGCATTCCCTTAGTGGGATTCACGCAGTTACAAACAAACATGAGATTGGGACTTGTAAACAAAGAATTTTCTTCACAGCAAGACTTATCTAGG GACCAGATGATAGGATTAAACTTTGCTGATGAAGGTGAAGCAAATGCCTTCAGTCGAGCCATCAATGAACGGCTTGCTGTAAAACAACGCAGGAGAGAGG AAAGGAGAAGACAGAGTGACCAGCAGCAGAGGCAGTCACTGCACCCACAACCCACAATCCCCTCTCAGCCACAACAAACACCGGTGCATGCCCCTCCAGCCTTACCTCCCAAAGATGACAACAAGAAAAGGAGTGGCAAGAAGgccaataagaataagaacaagattaG CAAAGAGCAGATTGGAATGCCAACGGACTTTAAGCACATCACCCATGTTGGTTTTGATCCTGATAAAGGATTTTCACAGTTCAATATGGATGAAAAGCTTCAGGGCTTCTTTAATATG GTTGGTGTGAGCCAGCAGCACTTATCAGACACACGCACTCGAGAATTCATTTACGACTTCATTGAACGTCATGGAGGTGTTGAAAAAGCTATGCAAGAGACTCAGCGCTACTCGACCTCACCGAATCCCCCTGGTGCCCCAGAAGTGTCACACATGCCACCTCCACCTGCCAACACTTTATCtcctcccacaccaccacccaGCATCCCCTCACGCAATTCCTTCAGTGGGTCTCGagctgcacctcctcctcctcctccacgcacaAACAACcatgctccacctcctcctcctccagtctctgctccaccgccaccacctccacatTCTCGGGGTCACATGCCTCCGCCTCCTGGCCAAGTCATTGCAG GACAAAAGACCAGCCCtctgccgccccctccccctacagccAACAACaccccgccgcctccgcccccaacgtccaccatccccacccaccaccaccaccatcaccatcatcatggtcACTCAGTGGGAACCAGAGctgcccctcctccacctccgagTGCGCCGCCACCTTCTTCAGGTGGAGCActaccgccacctcctcctcctccacccccaccagcaGCCTCAGGGCCGCCACCGCCTCCTGGTGGTCCACCTCCAGCCCCACGACCTCCAGCTCCTGTCAACGACATGCGTTCAGCTCTTCTGGAACAGATTCGTTCAGGTTCTACATTGAAG CCCAGTAGTCAGCATGATGAGCAG AAAGTCGAGCCAATCGAGCGGCCACCAGTTATGGATTCCCGCAGTCAACTGTTAGACCAGATCAGAGGAGGCGTCAAGCTTAACAAA GTTGAGGAGACAGCCAATGGAAGCGGTGATCATAAGTCGTCTGGACCCCAGCTAGAGGGTATGGCACTGGATCTGCATCGTGCTCTCATGGGACGAGCTCTGGCCATGCAGTCGGagagtgatgacgatgacgatgatgatgatgatgaagatgatgagtgggatgatgatgattaa
- the LOC113827926 gene encoding actin nucleation-promoting factor WAS gives MAAPKRRPADHSPSALLSKEANDRIFSLVGLKCQVLSSGVADVLTAEGEEVPADDKEWQRLHPGVLVALTKDYVRKSYFIQIYSFVEWQRLSEYVLTRGSHYHAPSTLFHHFQNESLKIGLKFGSEVDAVNFNTAVQTVQAGKRARPEGRPKPPSVPPPPRPPPSPSAVPPQKEEGEALVKKERNKEEEKSGVRGASPSILPALGEKVSSAKKKPVAKRISKEMIGKPTNFQHLCHVGFNPEAGIVSDEANQKELQAHFASKGDTPIRPAPLPPPPPPPSTRMLKSPKTKDLPLDPSPSCDVDDSVDADDDDLNRNVSLISFSSQDALDRSADSVEAPSAILNSTSDSGFTNNTHSDDGPASVDTSLLEIDLIALESPAPSPSVFLFPDADDQARDEAPAPPEAEPALDSPAREPEEPTSPSKPEEEPFDSSLPDASPSPRADESRSSHDELDESTTDDDIIDILTPPTPPPPRRRTIRPQDVDRPPEHPPPPPPHPPSTQ, from the exons ATGGCGGCCCCGAAGAGACGCCCCGCAGACCACTCGCCGTCGGCCCTCCTCAGCAAGGAAGCCAACGACAGGATCTTCTCCCTCGTGGGTCTCAAGTGCCAG GTCTTATCCTCGGGGGTCGCTGACGTGCTGACGGCGGAGGGCGAGGAAGTCCCAGCTGACGACAAGGAGTGGCAGCGTCTCCATCCAGGGGTGTTGGTCGCGCTCACCAAGGACTACGTGCGCAAATCTTATTTTATACAG ATATACAGTTTTGTGGAATGGCAAAGGCTTTCAGAGTACGTGCTCACGCGGGGCTCGCACTACCACGCTCCCTCCACCCTGTTCCACCATTTTCAAAACGAG agcCTCAAGATAGGGCTAAAGTTCGGCAGCGAAGTCGACGCCGTCAACTTCAACACGGCGGTGCAGACGGTGCAGGCCGGGAAGCGCGCGAGACCTGAGG GGCGCCCTAAACCCCCGAGCGTCCCTCCTCCACCGCGCCCTCCGCCTAGTCCGAGTGCCGTCCCGccgcagaaggaggaaggagaggcactcgtgaagaaggaaagaaataaggaggaggagaagtcagGAGTGAGAGGGGCGTCTCCATCTATTCTCCCGGCACTGGGGGAGAAGGTTTCCTCAGCGAAGAAAAAACCCGTCGCCAAAAGGATTTC AAAGGAGATGATCGGGAAGCCGACTAACTTCCAGCACCTCTGCCACGTGGGCTTCAACCCCGAGGCGGGAATCGTCTCGGATGAAGCTAATCAGAAAGAGCTGCAGGCACACTTCGCGTCG AAAGGAGACACGCCCATTCGCCCcgcgcctcttcctccccctcctccgccgccctcgACAAGGATGCTCAAATCACCAAAGACCAAAGACCTTCCCCTCGATCCTTCCCCCTCATGCGACGTCGACGACTCGGTTGACGCGGACGACGACGACTTGAACCGCAACGTTTcgctcatttccttctcttcccaagATGCCCTTGACAGGTCTGCTGACAGCGTCGAAGCGCCCTCGGCCATTTTGAACTCAACCTCGGACTCAGGCTTCACCAACAATACCCACAGTGATGATGGTCCTGCTTCTGTCGACACGAGTCTTCTGGAGATTGACCTTATAGCGCTTGAAAGTCCAGCGCCGTCCCCGTCTGTGTTCCTCTTTCCTGACGCCGACGACCAAGCGCGCGACGAAGCACCGGCGCCGCCCGAAGCAGAGCCAGCACTCGACTCCCCAGCAAGAGAACCAGAAGAGCCGACGAGTCCCTCCAAACCCGAGGAAGAGCCCTTCGACTCGTCACTCCCGGACGCGTCGCCGTCTCCACGAGCAGACGAATCCAGATCTTCGCACGATGAGCTCGA